One Paracoccaceae bacterium genomic region harbors:
- a CDS encoding iron ABC transporter permease, which produces MRWLALVLAMLVAVLFLGSLLIGPANIAPTDSLRALLAGGEGPMTLVMREIRLPRAILALAIGAALGLAGAAMQGYLRNPLADPGLIGVSGSAALGAVIAIQTGIAGTATLALPVAALAGAVIGVALVLALAGPRGGSLTLILAGIAISALAGALTSLVLNLSPNPFAANEIVFWMMGSLADRSMTHVWIALPLIVVGSLALATLGRGLDALTLGEDAAASMGIGMTRLRLVLIFGTAAVVGASTAVAGAIGFIGLVVPHVLRGFVGGRPGHLLWASALGGAVMLLAADIAVRVVLPARDLKLGVLTALIGAPLFLHLIYRTRRGT; this is translated from the coding sequence ATGCGGTGGCTTGCCCTTGTCCTTGCGATGCTGGTCGCAGTTCTGTTCCTCGGGTCGCTTCTGATCGGACCTGCCAACATCGCCCCGACCGACAGCCTGCGCGCGCTGCTGGCAGGGGGCGAAGGGCCGATGACCCTTGTGATGCGCGAAATCCGCCTGCCGCGCGCGATTCTGGCGCTGGCCATCGGCGCGGCGCTGGGGTTGGCCGGGGCGGCGATGCAGGGATACCTGCGCAATCCCCTGGCCGATCCCGGCCTGATCGGGGTCTCGGGGTCTGCCGCGCTGGGAGCGGTCATCGCGATCCAGACCGGGATTGCCGGAACGGCGACGCTGGCCCTGCCCGTCGCCGCCCTGGCCGGCGCCGTCATCGGGGTGGCGCTGGTGCTGGCCTTGGCCGGACCGCGCGGCGGGTCTTTGACTCTGATCCTGGCCGGGATCGCGATTTCGGCACTTGCGGGGGCGCTGACCTCGCTGGTGCTGAACCTGTCGCCCAACCCCTTCGCCGCGAACGAGATTGTCTTCTGGATGATGGGGTCGCTGGCCGACAGGTCGATGACCCATGTCTGGATCGCGCTGCCGCTGATCGTGGTGGGGTCGCTGGCACTTGCCACGCTGGGCCGGGGGCTTGATGCGCTGACCCTGGGCGAGGACGCGGCCGCCTCGATGGGGATCGGGATGACCCGCCTGCGGCTGGTGCTGATCTTCGGCACGGCGGCGGTCGTCGGTGCCTCGACCGCTGTGGCCGGGGCAATCGGCTTCATCGGCCTGGTGGTCCCACACGTCCTGCGCGGCTTTGTCGGCGGGCGGCCGGGTCACTTGCTCTGGGCGTCGGCCCTGGGCGGGGCGGTGATGCTGCTAGCGGCGGACATCGCCGTGCGGGTCGTGCTGCCTGCGCGCGACCTGAAGCTGGGCGTCCTGACCGCACTGATCGGCGCGCCCCTCTTCCTGCATCTGATCTACCGCACGCGGAGGGGGACATGA
- a CDS encoding adenosylcobinamide amidohydrolase: protein MITVTEARPWLTVDLGQRMQVLSWALNRPGFVEASQIVWREVRNADLPEGRDARQWLMAELAGRRFDQAVAFLTSRDVRQFTRTDAVVEGVRAACVATVGLSNAERVGHRLDRSQANWGTINIAAMLDIGLSQAGLIEALSIAAEARTAAVIDAGFQLPTGRATGTGTDCLAIASLPGEADHAGLHTAVGEALGAAVYRATLDGARAWIEDRRKREALDDA, encoded by the coding sequence ATGATCACCGTCACCGAGGCAAGGCCCTGGCTGACGGTCGACCTGGGCCAAAGGATGCAGGTCCTGAGTTGGGCGCTGAACCGGCCCGGCTTTGTGGAGGCCAGCCAGATCGTCTGGCGCGAGGTGCGCAATGCCGACCTGCCCGAGGGGCGCGATGCGCGCCAATGGCTGATGGCCGAACTTGCCGGGCGTCGGTTCGATCAGGCGGTCGCGTTCCTGACCTCGCGCGATGTGCGGCAGTTCACCCGAACGGATGCAGTGGTTGAAGGGGTCCGTGCCGCCTGCGTGGCCACGGTCGGCCTGTCGAATGCCGAACGGGTGGGTCACCGGCTGGACCGCAGCCAAGCGAATTGGGGAACCATCAACATCGCCGCCATGCTTGACATTGGCCTGTCGCAGGCCGGGCTGATCGAGGCCCTCAGCATCGCGGCCGAGGCGCGCACGGCAGCTGTGATCGACGCAGGGTTCCAGCTGCCGACGGGCCGGGCGACAGGCACCGGCACTGATTGCCTGGCGATTGCCTCCCTGCCGGGCGAGGCCGATCACGCCGGCCTGCACACCGCTGTTGGTGAGGCGCTTGGTGCCGCCGTCTACCGCGCCACGCTGGACGGGGCGCGGGCTTGGATCGAAGACCGCAGGAAACGGGAGGCTTTGGATGACGCTTGA
- a CDS encoding ABC transporter substrate-binding protein, which produces MRASRPLAILGLLGVLNGTPLAAEAPLRVVSMNLCTDQLAMLLAAPGQLLSVSYLASDPRGSAMADEAKAYPPNRGLAEEIYLMQPDLVIAGSFTSRATVSMLQHLGVRVEIFEPAYGLDEIPPQMLRMGEVLGQSDAARAMVAQYQADLAAFRGEVARNPRAAIYAANGYTQGDESLSGQILRAAGFANVAAEAGYASGGILPLELLVMLTPEAIITSRPHPGASRSEAVMSHPALLASQDERARGAISDRDWVCGTPYVLRAVAEMGKLRQTLTEGE; this is translated from the coding sequence ATGCGCGCTTCTAGGCCGCTGGCAATCCTTGGACTTCTGGGGGTGCTGAACGGCACCCCCCTGGCCGCCGAGGCTCCGCTGCGGGTGGTCTCGATGAACCTCTGCACCGACCAGTTGGCCATGCTGCTGGCTGCGCCCGGTCAGCTTCTGTCGGTGTCCTATCTTGCGTCCGACCCGCGCGGCTCGGCGATGGCGGACGAGGCCAAGGCCTATCCGCCAAACCGGGGGCTGGCCGAGGAAATCTATCTCATGCAGCCCGATCTGGTGATCGCCGGGTCCTTCACGTCACGCGCGACGGTGTCGATGCTGCAGCATCTGGGCGTCCGGGTCGAGATTTTCGAGCCCGCCTATGGCCTGGACGAGATCCCCCCGCAGATGCTGCGAATGGGCGAAGTCCTCGGCCAGTCCGACGCGGCAAGGGCCATGGTCGCCCAGTATCAGGCGGACCTTGCGGCGTTCCGGGGCGAGGTCGCCCGCAACCCCCGCGCGGCGATCTATGCGGCGAACGGCTATACCCAGGGCGACGAAAGCCTGTCCGGGCAGATCCTGCGCGCGGCCGGGTTCGCCAACGTGGCCGCCGAGGCGGGCTATGCCAGTGGCGGGATCCTGCCGCTGGAGCTTCTGGTCATGCTGACACCCGAGGCGATCATCACCAGCCGCCCCCATCCGGGCGCCTCGCGATCCGAGGCAGTGATGTCCCACCCGGCCCTTCTGGCCAGTCAGGACGAACGCGCGCGGGGGGCGATCTCGGATCGCGACTGGGTCTGCGGCACGCCTTACGTCCTGCGCGCGGTGGCCGAGATGGGCAAGCTGCGCCAGACACTGACGGAAGGTGAGTGA
- a CDS encoding ABC transporter ATP-binding protein, whose amino-acid sequence MTLITVKDLAVRRHGKPVLQDIGLTVAGGELVGLVGANGAGKTTLMRAMQGLLPLEGHASLAALSPRARARQVAWMPQSREVAWPVSVETLVALGRTPHLGPAARPGDADRRAVDRAIARLDLEGFRHRPATELSGGEQARALIARALAQETPILMADEPIAGLDPAHQISTMRIFAELAAEGRAVVVSLHDLGLAVRHCTRLVVLDRGRIVADGPPLQVLSPDRLRESFAITAYVAATPQGPVFQPLEVLE is encoded by the coding sequence ATGACGCTGATCACGGTCAAGGACCTGGCGGTCCGCCGTCACGGCAAGCCGGTGTTGCAGGACATCGGGCTGACGGTCGCGGGTGGTGAGCTGGTCGGGCTGGTCGGGGCCAATGGCGCAGGCAAGACCACGCTGATGCGCGCCATGCAGGGGCTGCTGCCGCTGGAGGGGCACGCCTCGCTTGCCGCCCTGTCGCCACGCGCCCGCGCCCGGCAGGTCGCCTGGATGCCGCAGTCGCGAGAGGTGGCCTGGCCGGTGTCGGTGGAAACGCTGGTGGCCTTGGGCCGGACGCCGCATCTTGGCCCCGCCGCGCGCCCTGGTGACGCCGACCGGCGGGCGGTGGACCGCGCCATCGCGCGGCTGGACCTGGAGGGCTTTCGCCACCGCCCCGCGACTGAACTTTCTGGCGGCGAACAGGCCCGCGCGCTGATCGCCCGCGCGCTGGCGCAAGAGACGCCGATCCTGATGGCGGACGAGCCGATTGCGGGCCTTGACCCCGCACACCAGATCTCGACCATGCGCATCTTCGCCGAGCTTGCGGCCGAGGGGCGGGCGGTCGTCGTCTCATTGCACGATCTGGGTCTTGCCGTGCGGCATTGCACGCGACTGGTCGTGCTGGACCGGGGCCGGATCGTGGCCGATGGCCCGCCGTTGCAGGTTCTGTCGCCCGACCGGCTGCGCGAAAGCTTTGCGATCACGGCCTATGTCGCGGCGACGCCGCAGGGGCCGGTGTTCCAGCCGCTTGAGGTGCTGGAATGA
- a CDS encoding TonB family protein, whose product MVLSLALHLAPLSFLLVAVPGAVSDGADGGDLVSAQAARQTQAMIVELVPDWTRPAPPPDVMAQAPRLAVPEPAPEERPPILPEPVLRSLPPLLARPELPQSAAVAEPDRAPENVLPPPPLADAAPPSADPLPETPQNTTAKAADGHLPEPDPPEAQNPERRADRKPASEAAPPAHQAPRAPSESRKAETAAGKGKNDAAGTGGNAEAATLSQSKVNDLKASWGARIRARIERRKEYPAKADGADGKVALSLVVGRDGRLISVSVSRSSGRAVLDQAALRAVERAGRFPAAPEELIDGSYAFALSIGFKK is encoded by the coding sequence ATGGTGCTGTCGCTTGCCCTGCACCTTGCCCCGCTGAGTTTCCTTCTTGTCGCCGTTCCCGGGGCCGTGTCGGACGGGGCGGATGGCGGGGATCTTGTGTCGGCACAGGCCGCGCGGCAAACACAGGCCATGATTGTGGAACTGGTCCCGGATTGGACCAGGCCCGCGCCACCGCCCGATGTCATGGCGCAGGCCCCAAGGCTCGCAGTCCCTGAACCGGCGCCCGAAGAACGCCCGCCGATCCTTCCAGAACCGGTGCTGAGGTCATTACCCCCCCTGCTCGCCCGACCCGAACTGCCGCAATCGGCTGCAGTGGCAGAGCCCGACAGGGCACCAGAGAACGTTCTGCCTCCCCCGCCCCTGGCTGATGCCGCTCCGCCGTCTGCGGATCCACTGCCCGAGACGCCGCAGAATACGACAGCAAAGGCCGCGGATGGCCACTTGCCGGAACCAGACCCTCCAGAGGCGCAGAACCCGGAACGTCGCGCGGACAGAAAGCCGGCTTCCGAGGCGGCACCGCCTGCCCACCAGGCACCCCGGGCGCCAAGCGAAAGCCGCAAGGCCGAGACCGCCGCTGGCAAGGGCAAGAACGACGCTGCTGGCACCGGGGGAAATGCCGAAGCTGCAACGCTTTCGCAATCGAAGGTGAACGACCTGAAAGCAAGCTGGGGCGCCAGGATCCGCGCCCGCATCGAACGACGGAAGGAATATCCGGCCAAGGCCGATGGGGCCGACGGCAAGGTGGCGCTTTCACTGGTAGTCGGGCGCGACGGGCGCCTCATCAGCGTGAGCGTCTCGCGTTCGTCCGGACGTGCCGTCCTCGACCAAGCGGCACTCAGGGCCGTCGAGCGCGCCGGGCGTTTCCCGGCTGCACCAGAGGAATTGATTGACGGCAGCTATGCCTTCGCCTTGTCGATCGGCTTCAAGAAGTGA